The proteins below are encoded in one region of Misgurnus anguillicaudatus chromosome 24, ASM2758022v2, whole genome shotgun sequence:
- the LOC129438813 gene encoding uncharacterized protein isoform X4, whose protein sequence is MKSYRGPSGPAAVSPPFFGGLIARVLFGLFNWFGSVLRFFGFARPETSDNGEELGEPEGAFGPCSERPPMLAVGSEVNPVHRVECPVLTPDTALETCPDAQPRRPLMRFSERMSGTVNGCRTKRPSFRSTARSLRVTPQMRPTCGSQPSRTHFGEFTPRPLHARSDCSLVESRNVSTNCQARGMRFVYPKLVLRRLDPGRIRSADIAQRPVRERYEEVGVTVRRVTPRSNASPVRPLIHPGPVWVTQRRRGYHVAPTVQARIPPRVPVRSRAALMEDTSSDGSSRPLLAEEISSAQPEHPQALEPGRSLSVVVSQQKPVMVVRPLGRRTRWGRVAPAQQVQPSPAWQFRALPYAAVSLPSFTSSGQEKPVQVVRPLGWPTLEGHVAPARQGRSPPARQDRSPPARQDRSPPARQDRSPPARQDRTPPARQDRTPPARQDRTPPALQDRSPPARQDRSPPALQDRTPPALQDRTPPALQDQTPPAAVSQQKPVMVVRPLGRFTLEGCVAPAQQVQTLHPQRFLPPRSAVVSLPSFTSRGKDKPVQVVRPLGWPTREERVVPTRQDRTPHTAVSQLVQIPPARQDRTPPARQDRTRTPPARQDRTPHAAVSQLVQIPPPRQDQIPPPRQDQIPPPRQDQAPPARQDQIPPPQQDQIPPPRQDQGPPARQVQARPLSRTRPLPYGRSRPRPPGRSSPFPLVSQLVQIPPPRQDQAPPARQDQAPPTRQVQIPPPQQDQIPPPRQVQAPPPRQVQAPPPRQVQGPPARQVQSRPLGRTRPLPYGRSRPRPPGRSSPFPLVSQLVQIPPPRQDQAPPARQDQDLPTRQVQIPPPQQDQIPPPRQVQAPPPRQVQAPPPRQVQAPPPRQVQGPPARQVQSRPLGRTRPLPYGRSRPRPPGRSSPFPLVSQLVQIPPPRQDQAPPARQDQAPPARQVQIPPPQQDQIPPPRQVQAPPPRQFQGPPARQVQSRPLGRTRPLPYGRSRPRPSGSSSPFPLVSQLVQIPPPWQVQIPPPRQVQAPPPRQDQIPPPRQDQIPPPRQDQAPPARQVQARPLGRTRFRPLGRTRFRPYGRSRPRPPGRSSSFPLVSQLVQIPPPRQVQAPPPLQDQIPPTRQDQILPPRQVQIPPPRQVEAPPPRQVQARPLGRNRPGPLGRSRPRPYGRSRP, encoded by the exons ATGAAGAGTTATCGAGGACCAAGTGGGCCCGCTGCGGTCAGTCCGCCATTCTTTGGCGGGCTGATCGCGCGGGTCTTATTTGGTCTCTTTAATTGGTTTGGGAGCGTCTTGCGCTTTTTTGGGTTCGCGCGGCCCGAGACAAGCGACAACGGGGAGGAACTCGGTGAACCGGAGGGAGCTTTCGGACCTTGTAGCGAGCGTCCACCGATGCTCGCTGTGGGGTCCGAGGTGAACCCGGTTCATCGTGTTGAATGCCCCGTTTTGACACCTGACACCGCGCTGGAGACCT GTCCAGATGCCCAACCCCGAAGACCTCTCATGAGGTTTTCGGAGCGGATGTCTGGGACAGTAAACGGCTGTCGCACTAAAAG ACCTTCATTTCGGAGTACTGCACGATCTCTGAGAGTGACTCCTCAAATGCGTCCCACTTGTGGTTCACAG CCCAGTCGGACACATTTTGGGGAGTTCACACCAAGGCCGTTGCATGCTCGAAGTGATTGTTCTTTAGTTGAGTCCCGTAATGTCTCCACAAATTGTCAAGCTAGGGGAATGC GTTTTGTATACCCTAAGCTTGTCCTCCGTCGTCTGGACCCTGGCAGGATTCGCTCTGCTGACATCGCGCAG CGGCCTGTCAGAGAGAGGTATGAGGAGGTGGGAGTGACCGTTAGACGTGTAACACCCAGATCTAACGCTTC acCTGTACGTCCTCTCATACACCCGGGACCTGTCTGGGTTACACAGCGACGTCGAGGTTATCATGTGGCTCCTACTGTACAGGCACGTATACCACCGAGAGTGCCTGTACGTAGTAGAGCCGCCTTAATGGAGGACACATCTAGCGATGGGTCCTCCAGACCACTTCTGGCAGAGGAAATCT CTTCTGCACAGCCTGAGCATCCTCAGGCCCTGGAACCTGGCAGGAGTCTGTCTGTGGTTGTGTCACAG CAGAAACCTGTCATGGTTGTGCGTCCTCTGGGCCGGCGTACACGTTGGGGTCGTGTCGCACCGGCTCAGCAGGTCCAGCCTTCGCCCGCTTGGCAGTTCCGGGCTTTACCTTATGCTGCTGTATCACTG CCGAGTTTTACAAGCAGCGGACAGGAGAAACCTGTCCAGGTGGTGCGTCCTCTGGGCTGGCCTACACTCGAGGGTCATGTCGCACCAGCTCGGCAGGGCCGGAGCCCGCCCGCTCGGCAGGACCGGAGCCCGCCCGCTCGGCAGGACCGGAGCCCGCCCGCTCGGCAGGACCGGAGCCCGCCCGCTCGGCAGGACCGGACACCGCCCGCTCGGCAGGACCGGACACCGCCCGCTCGGCAGGACCGGACCCCGCCAGCTCTGCAGGACCGGAGCCCGCCCGCTCGGCAGGACCGGAGCCCGCCCGCTCTGCAGGACCGGACCCCGCCAGCTCTGCAGGACCGGACCCCGCCAGCTCTGCAGGACCAGACCCCGCCAGCTGCTGTCTCACAG cAGAAACCTGTCATGGTTGTGCGTCCTCTGGGCCGGTTCACACTTGAGGGTTGTGTCGCACCGGCTCAGCAGGTCCAGACCCTGCACCCTCAGCGGTTCCTGCCTCCACGTAGCGCTGTTGTCTCACTG CCGAGTTTTACAAGCAGAGGTAAGGACAAACCAGTCCAGGTTGTGCGTCCTCTGGGCTGGCCTACACGTGAGGAGCGTGTTGTGCCCACTCGGCAGGACCGGACCCCGCACACTGCTGTCTCACAG CTAGTCCAAATCCCGCCCGCCCGGCAGGACCGGACCCCGCCCGCCCGGCAGGACCGGACCCGGACCCCGCCTGCTCGGCAGGACCGGACCCCGCACGCTGCTGTCTCACAG CTAGTCCAGATCCCGCCTCCTCGGCAGGACCAGATCCCGCCCCCTCGGCAGGACCAGATTCCGCCCCCTCGGCAGGACCAGGCCCCGCCCGCTCGGCAGGACCAGATCCCGCCCCCTCAGCAGGACCAGATCCCGCCCCCTCGGCAGGACCAGGGCCCGCCCGCTCGGCAGGTCCAGGCCCGACCGCTCAGCAGGACCAGACCACTACCGTACGGCAGGTCCAGACCCCGGCCGCCCGGCAGGTCTAGCCCTTTCCCGCTGGTCTCACAG CTAGTCCAGATCCCACCCCCTCGGCAGGACCAGGCCCCGCCCGCTCGGCAAGACCAGGCCCCGCCCACTCGGCAGGTCCAGATCCCGCCCCCTCAGCAGGACCAGATCCCGCCGCCTCGGCAGGTCCAGGCACCGCCCCCTCGGCAGGTCCAGGCACCGCCCCCTCGGCAGGTCCAGGGCCCGCCCGCTCGGCAGGTCCAGTCCCGACCACTCGGCAGGACCAGACCACTACCGTACGGCAGGTCCAGACCCCGGCCGCCCGGCAGGTCTAGCCCTTTCCCGCTGGTCTCACAG CTAGTCCAGATCCCACCCCCTCGGCAGGACCAGGCCCCGCCCGCTCGGCAAGACCAGGACCTGCCCACTCGGCAGGTCCAGATCCCGCCCCCTCAGCAGGACCAGATCCCGCCCCCTCGGCAGGTCCAGGCACCGCCCCCTCGGCAGGTCCAGGCACCGCCCCCTCGGCAGGTCCAGGCACCGCCCCCTCGGCAGGTCCAGGGCCCGCCCGCTCGGCAGGTCCAGTCCCGACCACTCGGCAGGACCAGACCACTACCGTACGGCAGGTCCAGACCCCGGCCGCCCGGCAGGTCTAGCCCTTTCCCGCTGGTCTCACAG CTAGTCCAGATCCCACCCCCTCGGCAGGACCAGGCCCCGCCCGCTCGGCAAGACCAGGCCCCGCCTGCTCGGCAGGTCCAGATCCCGCCCCCTCAGCAGGACCAGATCCCGCCGCCTCGGCAGGTCCAGGCACCGCCCCCTCGGCAGTTCCAGGGCCCGCCCGCTCGACAGGTCCAGTCCCGACCGCTCGGCAGGACCAGACCACTACCGTACGGCAGGTCAAGACCCCGGCCGTCCGGCAGCTCTAGCCCTTTCCCGCTGGTCTCACAG CTAGTCCAGATCCCGCCCCCTTGGCAGGTCCAGATCCCGCCCCCTCGGCAGGTCCAGGCCCCGCCCCCTCGGCAGGACCAGATCCCGCCCCCTCGGCAGGACCAGATCCCGCCCCCTCGACAGGACCAGGCCCCGCCCGCTCGACAGGTTCAGGCCCGACCGCTCGGCAGGACCAGATTCCGACCGCTCGGCAGGACCAGATTCCGACCGTACGGCAGGTCCAGACCCCGGCCGCCCGGCAGGTCTAGCTCTTTCCCACTGGTCTCACAG CTAGTCCAGATCCCGCCCCCTCGGCAGGTCCAGGCCCCGCCCCCTCTGCAGGACCAGATCCCGCCCACTCGGCAGGACCAGATCCTGCCCCCTCGGCAGGTCCAGATCCCGCCCCCTCGTCAGGTCGAGGCCCCGCCCCCTCGGCAGGTCCAGGCCCGACCGCTCGGCAGGAACAGACCAGGACCGCTCGGCAGGTCCAGACCACGACCTTACGGCAGGTCTAGACCCTGA